The Flavobacterium praedii genome window below encodes:
- a CDS encoding peptide MFS transporter has product MTETQSKTAHPKGLWVLFGTEMWERFNFYGMRTLLVLFLVNSLMMKEEDASLIYGGFLGLCYLTPMLGGFISDRFFGNRNCIMLGGLMMAVGQLLLFASASVFGENLGLATTIMYSGLGIIIFGNGFFKPNISSMVGSLYPKQEKSKLDTAFTIFYMGINLGAFLGQFICPLVGDVKSSGGIRDIHAFKWGFLAAAIAMLIGTLVFYFLKNKYVVTPEGKPLGGLPSKNESSDYEEGEAQNAVFTPTALILSVVAFIGMFLLFHFSVDGTNVVKTIIYPIIYASGITLAGLILSDSSLTKVERDRIIVIYIISFFIIFFWAAFEQAGSSLTFIADNQTDRNFFGWAMPASMVQIFNGLFVVALAVPFSMLWDKLRANDKEPISPVKLALGLLLIAVSFYMIATQVKDLGTSGLLAIKWLILLYLLNTCAELCLSPIGLSLVGKLSPKRFSSLLYGVFFLSNASGYALAGTLGSILPATGDKFNKAKELGIDLQAVLDKKVTLTPEQVQLLDTNQIMNHNPIFAGFEIHNLFEFFMVFVILTGIAALILFALTPFLKKMMHGVR; this is encoded by the coding sequence ATGACAGAAACTCAATCGAAAACAGCACATCCAAAAGGACTTTGGGTATTATTTGGAACCGAAATGTGGGAACGGTTCAACTTTTATGGAATGCGAACTTTATTGGTTCTTTTTCTTGTAAATTCCTTAATGATGAAAGAAGAGGATGCTTCTTTGATTTATGGAGGTTTTCTGGGACTTTGCTATTTGACACCAATGTTGGGTGGATTTATTTCAGATCGTTTTTTCGGAAATAGAAATTGTATTATGCTTGGTGGTTTGATGATGGCTGTTGGGCAATTATTATTGTTTGCAAGTGCCAGTGTTTTTGGTGAAAATTTAGGTTTAGCAACCACTATAATGTATTCTGGATTAGGAATAATTATTTTTGGTAACGGTTTTTTTAAACCAAACATTTCAAGTATGGTGGGGAGTTTGTATCCAAAACAAGAAAAAAGCAAATTGGATACTGCTTTTACTATTTTCTATATGGGAATCAACTTAGGAGCATTTTTGGGTCAATTTATTTGTCCATTAGTAGGAGATGTGAAAAGTTCAGGAGGTATTAGAGACATTCATGCTTTCAAATGGGGATTCCTTGCGGCAGCAATTGCAATGCTTATCGGAACATTAGTGTTTTATTTCTTAAAAAATAAATATGTAGTTACTCCCGAAGGAAAACCATTAGGAGGATTGCCGTCTAAAAATGAATCTTCAGATTATGAAGAAGGTGAGGCCCAGAATGCAGTATTTACACCAACGGCTTTAATTTTATCAGTTGTTGCTTTTATTGGTATGTTTTTATTATTTCATTTTTCAGTAGATGGAACTAATGTTGTAAAAACTATTATTTATCCAATTATATATGCAAGTGGTATTACACTAGCAGGTTTAATTCTTTCAGATAGTTCTTTGACAAAAGTTGAGCGAGATCGAATTATAGTAATATATATTATTTCATTCTTTATCATTTTCTTCTGGGCAGCTTTTGAACAAGCTGGTTCATCCTTGACATTTATTGCAGATAATCAAACGGATAGAAACTTTTTTGGATGGGCAATGCCCGCTTCAATGGTGCAAATTTTCAACGGATTATTCGTTGTTGCTTTAGCGGTTCCATTCAGTATGTTGTGGGATAAATTGAGAGCAAATGACAAAGAACCTATTTCTCCTGTAAAATTAGCTTTGGGATTATTATTGATTGCAGTAAGTTTCTATATGATTGCTACTCAAGTAAAAGATTTAGGAACTTCCGGATTATTAGCCATTAAATGGTTAATTCTTTTGTATTTATTGAATACTTGTGCGGAGTTGTGCTTGTCTCCAATTGGTTTATCTTTAGTTGGGAAATTATCTCCAAAACGTTTTTCATCATTATTGTATGGGGTGTTTTTCTTGTCGAATGCCTCTGGATATGCATTGGCAGGAACTTTAGGTTCAATATTACCAGCTACAGGTGATAAATTTAATAAAGCAAAGGAATTAGGAATCGATTTGCAAGCAGTATTAGATAAAAAAGTAACACTTACTCCAGAACAAGTCCAGTTATTAGATACAAATCAAATTATGAATCATAATCCAATTTTTGCTGGTTTTGAAATTCATAACTTATTTGAATTTTTTATGGTATTTGTAATCTTAACAGGTATTGCTGCATTGATTTTATTTGCCTTGACACCATTTTTGAAAAAAATGATGCACGGTGTTCGATAA